A genomic window from Lotus japonicus ecotype B-129 chromosome 1, LjGifu_v1.2 includes:
- the LOC130728331 gene encoding putative pentatricopeptide repeat-containing protein At3g23330, producing the protein MDYRGLGSSCRKYAKLISATNCHIANSSFHFRLRHPCSSHHSTLSYVSSPPPLGALHAQYLKNGSLQTLNSANYILNLYVKSSNLDHAHKLFDEIPHRDTQTWTVLISGFARAGSSEMVFSLFREMQAKGACPNQYTLSSVFKCCSAEKNLQLGKGVHAWMLRNGVDADVVLVNSILDLYLKCKAFEYAERLFELTGEGDVVTWNIMIRAYLGAGDVEKSLDMFRNLPSKDVVSWNTIIDGLIRCGYERRALELLFCMVENGTEFSEVTFSIALILASSLSLVELGKQLHGRVITLALNGDNFINSSLVEMYCKCGRTDKASVILKDVPLNLLRTGNSGGIVPWNSMVSGYVWNGKYEDCLKTFRSMVHELAIVDIRTVTTVISACANAGLLEFGRQMHAYIQKIGHRIDAYVGSSLIHMYSKSGSLDDAWVIFRQINEPNVFLWTSMISGCALHGKGKQASSLFEGMLNQGIVPNEVTFLGVINACSHVGLLEEGSTYFRMMKDVYCINPGVEHCTSMVDLYGRAGCLIETKNFIFENGISHLTSVWKSFLSSCRLHKNIEMGKWVSEMLLQVAPSDPEAYILLSNMCTSNHRWDEAAMVRSLMHQRGVKKQPGQSWIQLKDQTHTFVMGDRSHQQDKEIYSYLDTLVGRLKEIGYSSDVNPVTQDVEDEQGEVLISHHSEKLALVFGIINTANRTPIRIMKNLRICTDCHNFIKYASQLLERDIIVRDSHRFHHFKYGSCSCGDYW; encoded by the coding sequence ATGGATTATCGTGGTCTTGGATCTTCTTGTCGGAAATACGCCAAGCTTATTTCTGCGACCAATTGTCACATTGCTAACTCTTCATTTCACTTCCGTTTGCGCCATCCATGTTCCTCACATCATTCCACCTTATCCTATgtgtcatcaccaccaccactaggTGCTCTTCATGCCCAGTATTTGAAGAATGGTTCTCTTCAAACTTTGAACTCAGCTAACTATATCTTGAATCTCTACGTTAAATCCAGCAACTTAGACCATGCCCACAAGCTGTTTGATGAAATTCCCCACAGAGACACTCAGACATGGACCGTCCTCATATCAGGTTTTGCTAGAGCTGGCTCTTCAGAGATGGTCTTTAGTCTTTTCAGAGAAATGCAGGCAAAGGGTGCTTGTCCAAATCAGTATACATTGTCTAGTGTCTTCAAGTGCTGCTCAGCTGAAAAGAATCTTCAATTGGGTAAGGGAGTCCATGCCTGGATGCTCAGAAATGGGGTTGATGCAGATGTTGTGCTGGTGAACTCTATCCTTGATCTTTACTTGAAATGCAAGGCTTTTGAATACGCAGAAAGGTTGTTTGAGTTGACCGGTGAGGGAGATGTCGTGACGTGGAATATAATGATTCGTGCATATCTCGGTGCAGGAGATGTGGAGAAGTCTCTTGACATGTTCAGGAACTTGCCTAGCAAGGATGTTGTGAGTTGGAATACAATCATCGACGGGCTGATACGATGCGGTTATGAAAGACGTGCGCTAGAACTACTGTTCTGTATGGTGGAAAATGGGACTGAGTTCTCTGAAGTCACGTTCTCCATAGCTCTCATTTTGGCTTCTTCTTTATCACTGGTGGAGCTTGGGAAACAACTTCATGGGCGGGTCATAACATTGGCCTTGAATGGTGACAACTTTATAAATAGCTCACTTGTAGAAATGTATTGCAAGTGTGGGAGAACGGATAAGGCATCTGTAATTCTGAAAGATGTACCTCTGAATTTGTTGAGAACAGGGAATTCTGGAGGAATAGTTCCATGGAATTCCATGGTTTCTGGTTATGTTTGGAATGGAAAGTATGAAGACTGTTTGAAAACTTTCAGGTCAATGGTTCATGAACTGGCTATAGTGGATATTCGAACTGTTACAACCGTTATATCTGCTTGTGCTAATGCTGGACTTTTGGAATTCGGCAGGCAGATGCATGCCTACATTCAGAAAATTGGACATAGAATAGATGCTTATGTTGGTTCCTCCTTAATTCATATGTATTCTAAATCCGGTAGCTTGGATGATGCCTGGGTGATTTTCAGACAAATCAATGAACCAAATGTTTTCTTGTGGACTTCAATGATATCTGGCTGCGCGCTACATGGTAAAGGAAAGCAGGCAAGTAGTCTTTTTGAAGGAATGTTGAATCAGGGTATTGTACCGAATGAGGTTACTTTTTTAGGGGTTATAAATGCATGCAGCCATGTAGGGCTGCTTGAAGAAGGCTCCACATATTTTAGGATGATGAAAGATGTTTATTGCATCAATCCCGGAGTTGAACACTGCACTTCTATGGTTGATCTTTATGGTCGAGCAGGTTGCTTAATTGAGACAAAAAACTTTATCTTTGAGAATGGCATCTCTCACTTGACCTCTGTATGGAAATCATTTTTATCATCTTGTCGACTGCATAAAAACATTGAGATGGGAAAGTGGGTTTCTGAAATGTTGCTTCAAGTTGCACCATCTGATCCAGAAGCCTATATTTTGCTATCAAATATGTGCACTTCTAATCATAGATGGGACGAGGCTGCCATGGTAAGGAGTTTGATGCATCAAAGAGGTGTGAAGAAGCAGCCTGGCCAATCTTGGATTCAGTTAAAGGATCAAACCCACACGTTTGTCATGGGAGATAGGTCtcaccaacaagacaaggagaTATATTCATATCTGGACACTTTAGTAGGAAGGTTGAAGGAGATTGGATATTCCAGTGATGTGAATCCGGTCACGCAGGATGTAGAAGATGAACAAGGGGAAGTACTTATTAGTCATCACAGTGAAAAACTTGCGCTTGTCTTTGGTATCATTAACACTGCCAATAGGACACCAATCCGAATCATGAAAAACCTCCGCATTTGTACCGATTGCCATAACTTCATCAAGTAcgcttctcagcttctggaacGTGATATAATTGTGAGAGATTCTCATAGGTTCCATCATTTTAAGTATGGTAGTTGCTCTTGTGGAGATTATTGGTGA
- the LOC130728336 gene encoding photosystem I reaction center subunit XI, chloroplastic, producing the protein MAAASPMASQLKSTFTRPSLVTPKGLSGSSPLHLLPSRRQFTFTVKAIQSEKPTYQVIQPINGDPFIGSLETPVTSSPLVAWYLSNLPAYRTAVNPLLRGVEVGLAHGFLLVGPFVKAGPLRNTEYAGSAGSLAAAGLVVILSLCLTIYGISSFNEGDPSTAPSLTLTGRKKVPDQLQTADGWAKFTGGFFFGGISGVTWAYFLLYVLDLPYYFK; encoded by the exons ATGGCTGCTGCTTCTCCAATGGCTAGTCAGCTCAAGTCCACCTTCACTAGGCCTTCTCTGGTCACACCCAAGGGCCTCTCAGGCTCTTCTCCACTCCACCTATTGCCTTCTAGAAGACAATTCACCTTCACTGTCAAGGCCATTCAATCTGAGAAG CCAACTTACCAAGTGATTCAGCCAATTAATGGTGACCCATTCATTGGAAGCCTTGAAACTCCAGTTACATCAAGCCCCTTGGTTGCATGGTACCTCTCTAACCTTCCAGCATACAGAACTGCTGTGAACCCACTCCTAAGAGGGGTTGAAGTGGGCTTGGCCCACGGGTTCCTGCTTGTGGGCCCATTCGTGAAGGCCGGGCCTCTGAGGAACACCGAATATGCAGGAAGTGCAGGCTCTCTTGCAGCTGCTGGACTTGTGGTGATCCTTAGCCTCTGCCTCACAATCTATGGAATTTCATCCTTCAATGAAGGGGATCCATCCACTGCACCTTCATTGACCTTGACCGGCCGCAAGAAGGTGCCTGATCAGCTCCAAACAGCAGATGGCTGGGCCAAATTCACTGGGGGGTTCTTCTTTGGAGGCATTTCTGGGGTTACTTGGGCTTACTTCCTCCTCTATGTCCTAGATCTTCCATACTACTTCAAGTGA
- the LOC130728338 gene encoding tyrosine-protein phosphatase DSP3, with product MGILVEVDSGDESDDDVLVPPTNFSMVEDCIFRSSFPNPSNFPFLRTLNLRSVIYLCPEPYPQENLEFLRSENIQLFQFGIEGKTDVSLPILSDSIMEALKVLVDVRNHPVLIHCKRGKHRTGCLVGCFRKFQNWCLSSVFEEYQRFAGVKSRIMDLSFIEKFDIKILSQCLYSIIYQYHGYGSKKRRLSYTEDNLQKPRLTSF from the exons ATGGGGATTCTTGTTGAGGTTGATAGCGGTGATGAAAGCGACGACGACGTTCTGGTTCCGCCGACGAACTTCTCCATGGTGGAGGATTGCATTTTCCGATCAAGTTTCCCCAACCCTTCAAATTTCCCCTTTCTCCGAACCCTAAACCTTCGCTCTGTCAT ATACTTGTGTCCTGAACCTTACCCGCAAGAGAATCTGGAGTTTCTTCGGTCGGAGAATATTCAGCTTTTTCAATTTGGAATCGAGGGGAAGACG GATGTTTCTTTACCAATTCTCAGTGATTCTATCATGGAGGCTCTGAAAGTTTTAGTTG ATGTGAGAAATCATCCAGTTTTGATCCATTGCAAACGTGGAAAG CATAGGACAGGTTGCCTAGTTGGTTGCTTTCGGAAATTCCAGAATTGGTGTTTGTCTTCTGTGTTTGAGGAGTACCAGCGATTTGCCGGTGTTAAATCCAGAATAATGGATTTAAGCTTCATAGAAAAGTTTGACATCAAAATCCTGAGCCAGTGCCTTTACAGCATCATCTACCAGTACCATGGATATGGTTCGAAGAAGCGCCGGTTGTCGTATACAGAGGACAATTTACAGAAGCCCCGATTGACATCATTTTAA
- the LOC130728333 gene encoding CRIB domain-containing protein RIC4, whose translation MRQRMERLVILPFSAGCISEASVAVGVPQPRRSKSDTNTQQDSIKGSKGVEDSETLSGESMKNSLRFLDVVPKPNLSTGFNRLFKGFKNFSQLFVEKEEELEELEMDIEIGCPTDVQHVAHIGWDGITATADPISNRGWNSFLPPELLSLSSQSLGQQEVSNLDSKDEASSLQKHPN comes from the exons ATGAGACAAAGAATGGAAAGGCTTGTCATTCTTCCTTTCTCTGCTGGTTGCATCTCTGAGGCCAGTGTTGCTGTAGGTGTTCCCCAGCCAAGAAGATCAAAATCAGACACCAACACACAACAAGATTCAataa aaggatctaaaGGCGTTGAGGATTCAGAGACTTTGTCCGGTGAAAGCATGAAAAACTCGTTGAGGTTCCTTGACGTTGTTCCAAAGCCTAACCTTTCCACCGGTTTCAATAGGCTGTTCAAGGGTTTCAAGAACTTTTCTCAATTGTTTG TGGAGAAAGAAGAGGAGTTGGAAGAACTTGAAATGGACATAGAAATAGGGTGCCCAACAGATGTGCAACATGTGGCACACATTGGTTGGGATGGTATCACAGCTACTGCTGACCCCATCAGCAACAGGGGATGGAACTCTTTCCTTCCTCCTGAGCTGCTCTCTCTATCATCTCAATCTTTAGGGCAGCAAGAGGTCTCTAATTTGGACTCAAAAGATGAAGCATCATCACTCCAGAAGCATCCTAATTAA
- the LOC130728332 gene encoding GDT1-like protein 4: MALRFNDRRTTALAILLCFLFHLSPTLAQDSLAQIGGSVDLGRRGKVMLHHNASVISIGLDSTGVGLFDAFFASLSMILVSEIGDETFIIAALMAMRHPKSIVLSGALSALIIMTVLSTGLGRIVPNLISKKHTNSAATVLYAFFGLRLLYIAWRSSDSKTSQKKEMEEVEEKLEGGQGKTSFRRFFSRFCTPIFLESFILTFLAEWGDRSQIATIALATHKNALGVAVGATIGHTICTSVAVVGGSMLASKISQRTVATVGGLLFLGFSVSSYYYPPL, translated from the exons ATGGCGCTGCGCTTCAACGATCGCAGAACCACCGCTCTCGCAATTCTCCTCTgcttcctcttccacctctcGCCGACACTCGCTCAG GATTCTCTGGCTCAGATCGGTGGATCTGTGGATCTCGGTCGCCGCGGCAAA GTTATGTTGCATCATAATGCTTCAGTCATTTCTATTGGCTTGGATTCCACTGGTGTTGGACTCTTTGATGCTTTTTTTGCCAGTCTATCAATGATCCTTGTCAGTGAG ATTGGGGATGAGACATTTATAATAGCAGCTCTTATGGCTATGCGTCACCCTAAGTCGATTGTGTTGTCTGGTGCACTCAGTGCCCTGATTATAATGACA GTACTTTCTACAGGACTAGGAAGGATTGTGCCAAATTTGATTTCGAAGAAGCATACAAATAGTGCTGCTACAG TTCTTTATGCTTTCTTTGGGTTACGATTGCTGTACATTGCGTGGAGATCATCAGATTCAAAAACTTCACAGAAGAAAGAAATGGAAGAA GTTGAAGAGAAACTTGAAGGTGGACAAGGAAAAACTTCATTTCGACGGTTCTTTTCAAGATTTTGCACACCAATATTTTTGGAG TCTTTTATTTTAACATTCCTTGCTGAGTGGGGTGATCGCAGCCAGATTGCGACAATTGCA CTGGCAACCCACAAAAATGCGCTGGGAGTGGCGGTCGGGGCTACTATAGGACACACCATCTGTACTTCTGTGGCAGTGGTGGGGGGAAGCATGCTGGCATCTAAGATTTCCCAGCGCACAGTGGCCACAGTTGGTGGTTTGCTCTTCCTCGGCTTTTCAGTGTCTTCATACTACTACCCTCCTCTATAA